The Nocardioides houyundeii genome includes the window TAGCACTATGGAGGTATGGCCAAGGGCAAGGTGGGCAAGACCGTCGAGTCACTGGGCAACTTCTCCCTCGGGGACTACCTCCGGGAGCAGCGGCTCGCCTCGAAGCTCTCCCTGCGTCAGCTGGCCGACCTGGCCGGGGTGTCCAACCCCTACCTCAGCCAGATCGAACGAGGGCTGCGCAAGCCCTCGGCCGAAGTGCTCCAGCAGATCGCCCGAGCGCTGCGGATCTCCTCCGAACAGCTCTACGTCCGGGCGGGGATCCTCAGCCTGGAGGAGGGAGCCGGCAGCTCGGTGGAGCTGGCGATCCTCAACGACCCGCTCCTCACCGAACGCCAGAAGCAGTCCCTGCTCGACGTCTACCAATCGTTCCTCGCGGTCAACGCGCGGACGGACAACCCGAAGGAGTGACGAACATGGCCAAGACCAAGTTCGACGTC containing:
- a CDS encoding helix-turn-helix domain-containing protein, whose amino-acid sequence is MAKGKVGKTVESLGNFSLGDYLREQRLASKLSLRQLADLAGVSNPYLSQIERGLRKPSAEVLQQIARALRISSEQLYVRAGILSLEEGAGSSVELAILNDPLLTERQKQSLLDVYQSFLAVNARTDNPKE